The DNA segment TACTCATCTGAATCCGGCTCGGTACTCAAATAGCGTGCATTAGATGCTACAAGACGCTGCATTGAACTTCTAAATAAGGCAGAGCCTGACGTTCTTGTTAAATTAGCGGATTTTGAATGCAATTTAAAACACCACCTCCGATTGTTAAAAAATTAACAAAATTAAGGGTTCTAAATTTACTTGGAAATATTATTTTGTCAAGCTATTGAATTTATTATCTTTTATCTAGTGTTCTAGTTCTATAGTGCCGATATAAACTATGCTGCCGTCAGGGTTTTGGTAGTTTACTATGTAGTTGCCGCTACTCAGATTCTTTAGGACTATCTCTTTTTTCAAGTCTTTTGGAAAACCAAGCCCTGTTTGGCAAGTGAAATTTATTACCGAACCTTGAACTGATGATTTTGTCCCATGAAAACCCTGAGCTGAATTTTCATGCCACCGACCGTCTGTAAAGGTAAAAGGAATATGCGTATATCGGCTTTTAAATGAACCTGTTACCACATAAGGCTCACCAAGTGTAATATTGCCGACATATTTTATATCAAGGTCTGTCTTTGTAAAAATGTCTAGAGAATCTTTTATTAAATTATCCGCAAAAGCATTTGTATTAAGAAATACTAAGAATAAAAATATAACTTTTTTCATTGGTTCCTCAGCAGTGCTTTAAATTTTTATGTCGTTTTCCCTTATATGTTTTCGTATGGTCAGGCAATCATGCCACGCACTCTTTTTCTGTCCGGGTGACCTTAACAGATATGAAGGGTGAAAAATAGCCGTGGTCTTTATAGTACCGTCCAAAAACTGATTCCCATAATCAAAAAACCGTCCGCGTATCTTTGTGATGGTCTGATTGTTGTTTAAAACCGATGTTACGGCAGTTCCGCCTACGAGTATGATTAGTTTCGGGTTTATAAGTGCTATGTGCTTCTCAACAAACGGGCGGCAGATATTTATCTCTTCGGGGGTAGGGCGGCGATTGCCCGGTGGTCGCCAGAACAGTGTATTGGTTATATAAAAATTCTTTTCACGTGACAAACCTATATGAATAAGCATTTTATCAAGCAACTGACCGCTTGCCCCGCAAAACGGGATACCTCTAGCATCCTCTTCAGCACCGGGAGCTTCACCTATCAGCATTATCTCGGCATCGGGCTGACCGTCACAAAATACCGTGTTGGTTGCCGTTTTTGTTATTGATATGCCTTTGAAAGATTCGATGGTTTCTTTGAGTTTTTCCCTTGTGTCACAGGATTTTGCCTGTTCCAGTGTTTCCATTGCCGTATTGGAAGGGCTTTGAATAGGTTTTACGGCTCTTTTAAGGGAAACGGCAGGGGAGGTATCTTCCGGCGGCGGTTTGGGTTTTTGTTTATATCTGTTTATAGGTTTTTCCTCAATAGCCTCGTCAGCCCCAAATTCTGCTAATGTTCTCAGTAGCTCAATCATACAATGCCTTTCTTCATGTCCTCCCTGTATTGGGTGGGTGATTTACCTGTAAGGCTCTTAAATACACGATTAAATGAGGCAATGCTATTAAAACCTACATCATAGGATATATCGGTAACCGGACTTTCAGAGTTGCAAAGCAGTTCTTTTGCCTCCTTTACCCTGTAGTCATTAGCCAGATCGCTAAAGCTCTTTTTGAACTTTATATTTATTATCCTCGATAGCATATGCTCGCTTATGTTGAGGGTTTCGGATAACTTGGCTCTGTTAAAACCGACTTCCCTATAAACTTTCTTTTCTTCCAGTAAGCTATATATCTTTTCAGATAAGCTTTGTTCATATTTTGTCAAAGAGTTTTTTTTCAAAGAGAGTGTAGGTAGACCAACGTCAAACAGGTCGGTGAATACACGGAAAATCGATGTCATAACCATGTATATGAACGCAATCTTGAATATTATTTTAGCAAAATCATATTTTGTCCGCGATACGTTCTCAGAAACATACCCCAAATCAAGTAACAATAATCCTACATTATATATTATAAGCGAAATAACCAGCCAGTATTTATATTTTTTATATACCCTGTCGCCTACTATCTCGGCTCTACGCCTGCCTACTATCAATGTAAGAAGGATAAATATTAATGAAGATAGAATTATATTATTAAGATTGGTAAATACGCTTGATTTAAAGCATATATCTATAACAAGGCAAAGTTCATCAAGCCCGATCGACTTAAATAAAAGAGGACCGGCAGTGAAAGTAGGTATTGCCAATACCAGCCAGTAGTAGCTCGGCGGAATCCTGTTAAGTATAAATTGGAATATCAGTAAAACACTAATAGAAGGTATGAACGCCTCACCCAATATCAGGAATGTCTCAAGGTTTCGGTATTCCTGCATATTAATAAACGCCGGTAGTAAAGATGCCGATATTCCCGATATCA comes from the Pseudomonadota bacterium genome and includes:
- a CDS encoding uracil-DNA glycosylase, which gives rise to MIELLRTLAEFGADEAIEEKPINRYKQKPKPPPEDTSPAVSLKRAVKPIQSPSNTAMETLEQAKSCDTREKLKETIESFKGISITKTATNTVFCDGQPDAEIMLIGEAPGAEEDARGIPFCGASGQLLDKMLIHIGLSREKNFYITNTLFWRPPGNRRPTPEEINICRPFVEKHIALINPKLIILVGGTAVTSVLNNNQTITKIRGRFFDYGNQFLDGTIKTTAIFHPSYLLRSPGQKKSAWHDCLTIRKHIRENDIKI
- a CDS encoding AraC family transcriptional regulator, which codes for MLIEKVTLSFVQSLHLVALFPCVIVILYLLYKARQKELVVVPTLYFLSLISGISASLLPAFINMQEYRNLETFLILGEAFIPSISVLLIFQFILNRIPPSYYWLVLAIPTFTAGPLLFKSIGLDELCLVIDICFKSSVFTNLNNIILSSLIFILLTLIVGRRRAEIVGDRVYKKYKYWLVISLIIYNVGLLLLDLGYVSENVSRTKYDFAKIIFKIAFIYMVMTSIFRVFTDLFDVGLPTLSLKKNSLTKYEQSLSEKIYSLLEEKKVYREVGFNRAKLSETLNISEHMLSRIINIKFKKSFSDLANDYRVKEAKELLCNSESPVTDISYDVGFNSIASFNRVFKSLTGKSPTQYREDMKKGIV